The Lysinibacillus pakistanensis genome includes a window with the following:
- the argS gene encoding arginine--tRNA ligase produces the protein MNMKEQIAKSIAVALKDQLTEKEIQHLFEKPKKSELGDVAFPCFTLAKKCKKSPNSIAEEIKNNLTCEIIKDVQVIGGYVNIFFNQSIVTKQVLTKILIEQHLYGSQQESKGNIVIDFSSPNIAKPFSMGHLRSTVIGNALANIAEKNGYQAIRINHLGDWGTQFGKLIVAYKRWGNQQSIANAPIEELLKIYVKFHEEADQDESLNEEARAAFKALEDGNEEALALWQWFRDVSLEEFNTIYQLLGIHFDSYNGEAFYNDKMATVVKELEEKELLIKSDGAFVVEVEHMPPCLITKTDGATLYATRDLAAAFYRKQHYDPKKIFYVVGNEQSLHFKKLFRVIEKMGYGWAKDLTHVPFGMILKDGKKMSTRKGKIVLLGEVLKEAITTAKRNIEEKNPKLEQKDSVAYQVGVGAVIFNDLKNDRLHDIEFSLEQMMNFEGETGPYVQYTYARISSLLEKINEQRNEVSFEKLGDQAWPVVLLLEQFPKVISNAFEQADPSQIARYALHLARLFNKYYAQNKILAEAHIRGSRLAFCQCVAIILKESLALLGIAAPKKM, from the coding sequence ATGAATATGAAGGAACAAATAGCCAAAAGCATTGCTGTTGCATTAAAGGATCAGCTCACAGAGAAAGAAATTCAACATTTATTTGAAAAACCAAAAAAATCGGAGCTAGGAGATGTAGCTTTTCCGTGCTTTACTCTTGCTAAAAAATGTAAAAAATCACCTAACAGTATCGCTGAAGAGATAAAAAACAATTTGACATGTGAAATCATAAAGGATGTTCAAGTAATAGGAGGATACGTCAATATATTTTTTAATCAGTCAATCGTTACAAAACAGGTGCTTACTAAAATATTAATAGAACAACATTTATATGGAAGTCAGCAGGAATCAAAAGGGAATATTGTCATTGATTTTTCTTCTCCTAACATCGCGAAGCCATTTTCTATGGGGCATTTACGTTCTACTGTAATTGGCAATGCTTTAGCTAATATTGCCGAAAAAAATGGCTATCAAGCAATCCGTATCAACCATTTAGGGGACTGGGGAACACAATTTGGTAAATTAATTGTTGCCTATAAACGATGGGGCAATCAACAATCGATTGCGAATGCGCCGATTGAAGAATTATTAAAAATTTATGTGAAATTCCATGAAGAAGCTGATCAGGATGAATCCCTTAATGAGGAGGCACGTGCTGCATTTAAAGCGTTGGAGGATGGGAATGAAGAAGCATTAGCTCTATGGCAATGGTTTAGAGATGTATCATTAGAGGAATTCAATACTATCTATCAACTTCTTGGAATTCACTTTGATTCATACAACGGTGAAGCCTTCTACAACGACAAAATGGCAACGGTTGTCAAGGAACTAGAAGAAAAAGAGCTACTTATAAAATCTGATGGGGCATTTGTTGTGGAAGTTGAACATATGCCACCTTGTTTAATTACTAAAACAGATGGTGCGACACTTTATGCGACTCGTGATTTGGCAGCTGCTTTCTATCGTAAACAGCACTATGACCCTAAAAAAATATTTTATGTGGTTGGCAATGAACAGTCCCTACATTTTAAAAAATTATTTAGGGTAATAGAAAAAATGGGATATGGATGGGCAAAAGATTTAACGCATGTACCTTTTGGGATGATTCTAAAAGACGGTAAAAAAATGTCAACTCGTAAAGGCAAAATTGTTTTATTAGGTGAGGTGCTGAAAGAAGCGATTACTACAGCAAAACGCAATATTGAGGAAAAAAATCCAAAGCTAGAGCAGAAAGATAGTGTTGCCTATCAAGTTGGTGTTGGAGCGGTTATATTTAATGATTTAAAAAATGATCGTCTACATGATATAGAGTTTTCTCTTGAGCAAATGATGAATTTCGAAGGGGAAACAGGTCCATATGTTCAATACACTTATGCACGTATATCATCCCTCTTGGAAAAAATTAATGAACAAAGAAATGAAGTATCTTTTGAAAAGTTGGGTGACCAAGCATGGCCAGTTGTTTTACTACTAGAACAGTTTCCAAAAGTAATTTCCAATGCTTTTGAGCAGGCGGATCCGTCACAAATTGCTAGATATGCCTTACACTTAGCTCGTTTATTTAATAAATACTATGCTCAAAATAAAATATTAGCTGAAGCTCATATTAGAGGCTCACGATTAGCTTTCTGTCAATGTGTCGCTATCATTTTAAAAGAATCATTAGCATTATTGGGTATTGCAGCACCAAAGAAAATGTAA